The genomic segment CCAGCCGTCTTTCCCGTTCGCTTCAAGTCGCTTTGATAATTCGATGAGCTTGGTGATGTGGCGGGGTAGACTTTCGTCGTCAGAGTCGGCGTGAATCAATTTGACTTGACCGATGTAGAACTTGGCTAAGGCGATCGCCATTTCCATGATGTAAAGCGGTATCTCTTCTGATGGGCAAGCTTTACCCGCGTCCAGTTCCCACAGAACATGGAGATTGAGCGCTAGCCGCCCGATGATTCCTTTCATCTTCGAGTACACCGCCCTCATGCCTGGTTTGGGGTGAGTCACCCGCAGGCGTTCCAGATGGTCGTGCATCGGCTCATAACGCTTAAATGCCGCCCGTGACAATCGGTACTCCATTTCTGGAATGCGTTCGACCAGGCGGTAAAAATCGGCAATGCGTGAGCGGATAGACACGGCTTGACCGTCATCATCCCCCAGCGGCGCAAAAGACAAAGGCTGGTTGACAAATAGGAACCTTGCCCACTGTCCATCTGGGTCTGAGCAGTCGCTCATGTGACCTTTGAGAACATCTGGTTGGATGGTACCGAAGATGGAGAGGTAGATTCGCTCAACATCTACCTTTACGCCCGATGCCCGTAAGACCGTTTGACCAGTACCGTCAAAGTAACTGAGTAAATCCTGTTTATCGCTACCCCTGCCGCCACGATGGGCATTTTCACTTTTGAAGAGTCCTGCCAGTTCATCAATCAATGCCAGTAACGCCTTATCAGGCACCTTACTCGCTTGAACTGGGATGGCTTCACCCGTGGCATTGGTAAAGAAATAGAGCGTTGGGTCGGCAGGCTTTTTGGGTTTCTTCCCCTTCTCCTCTGATTGCTCCCATGCCTGCATAGCTGCCTCATAATCTTCCATCGCAGCTTGATAGACTTCCACTTTCTCACGCCGCAGTTGGTTCAGGGGCTGGCGAATGATATTGGAAAACACGGGGGACTTCAGTTGTCCAGATTCGGCCACGAGTGCGGCATACAATATTGGGGGCACCTCAAAATTTTTATTCCGGTGAATGACTAACTCTGTCCCAACCTTGTGAAGACTGGACATTCCTGCTAAGAGCGTAGTTAGCGCGACGGCTGGACGGATAGAGAGCCAGTTACACCAGTCAGTTAGGGGGTTAGCCAAAGCTTCTGGAAGATAATCGGCTAAATTTAACGTTTGGTCGGTTATCTTCAGCAGATTATCAACTTCCGAGCAGTTTGTGTCGCGCTCGCTCTCCAACTCAACTTCACCCAACCGCTCGTAGTAAAGTTTCCTGAGTTCGCCGACGAAGAACTGGCTGGCTGCGGCAAGAGCGTTAAGCTGCCCCGTTAAATAAGAGCCGGTTGCACCAAGGGTTATCAGTTCGTCAATTTTTTCTGTGACCTGCTCAAGAGTCAATGCCTCAAGACTGGGGAGACGTACAACTTTGCCAGTAGGCTCGCCCCCATCACCGTCACCACCATCACTGCCGCTGCCACCAGCAACACCATTACCCCGGCGATTTCCACCGCCACTGCCAATGCCACCGCTGAAGCTTTTGCCCGTGGGCTTATCAAAAGGCGTTCGCCATCCGTCTTGCTTTGCCATGTGTGCCAGCGTTCCAATTGCTACCCCAGACCGTTTGAATGTTTTCCATTTTTTCTGGCACTGACCAACCTTGTACTTGGGTGATAATTTGCTCCAGTCGTCCCATTCCAAGAGGAGCGAATCATCATTCAGGCTGTGTAATGCCATACCAACCACCAACCAATTATCGTAATCGTCGGCGCGGCTGGGGGATAGGGCATTGAGGTAGGAGAGCGCCCACTGGATGTCAGTCCAGTGTTCCTGAGTATCGGGTTGGCGCTCGAGTGAGGGTGAAAAGGCTTCCTCGCTTTCTTTCAACATCTGCTCGATAACCCACTTTGGTGCTGGTGCGATCACAACTTCATCCGGAGATTTCCGCCAGCGATAGAAGCCAGTTTCTGGATGTACTGATGGGGGGAGTACGCTTTGGCATCCATCCCACCGCAGTTCCAATTTCTG from the Allocoleopsis franciscana PCC 7113 genome contains:
- a CDS encoding DUF3987 domain-containing protein gives rise to the protein MSTAITEFSAQSLANKSDHPESRPQNSVIESDRSNQLILGLSSIPENWALTPVNGNKQPYRKNWQNEKPLERKLITREINSGKAKGYGLRTGKVSGGIIAIDADGPAAHDKINDLSGGVPLPETVAFTSNKPGRCQYLFYVPTEYWDAIATKKISTGIKGDDGKEQKLELRWDGCQSVLPPSVHPETGFYRWRKSPDEVVIAPAPKWVIEQMLKESEEAFSPSLERQPDTQEHWTDIQWALSYLNALSPSRADDYDNWLVVGMALHSLNDDSLLLEWDDWSKLSPKYKVGQCQKKWKTFKRSGVAIGTLAHMAKQDGWRTPFDKPTGKSFSGGIGSGGGNRRGNGVAGGSGSDGGDGDGGEPTGKVVRLPSLEALTLEQVTEKIDELITLGATGSYLTGQLNALAAASQFFVGELRKLYYERLGEVELESERDTNCSEVDNLLKITDQTLNLADYLPEALANPLTDWCNWLSIRPAVALTTLLAGMSSLHKVGTELVIHRNKNFEVPPILYAALVAESGQLKSPVFSNIIRQPLNQLRREKVEVYQAAMEDYEAAMQAWEQSEEKGKKPKKPADPTLYFFTNATGEAIPVQASKVPDKALLALIDELAGLFKSENAHRGGRGSDKQDLLSYFDGTGQTVLRASGVKVDVERIYLSIFGTIQPDVLKGHMSDCSDPDGQWARFLFVNQPLSFAPLGDDDGQAVSIRSRIADFYRLVERIPEMEYRLSRAAFKRYEPMHDHLERLRVTHPKPGMRAVYSKMKGIIGRLALNLHVLWELDAGKACPSEEIPLYIMEMAIALAKFYIGQVKLIHADSDDESLPRHITKLIELSKRLEANGKDGWIKAQQYREQFQPKKRPSAQQARDWMKEAVIQGHGRTRGTGNRLEFHWHSDNTFGNDPPPPPDNLGMLGMVRDDLGMIHPEVETIDNKGIEDNLGMLGMGIPNLSGKEASSLNTGEEGSEPSLEGGYIPEPSLISPQESCDVEPVGDTKLGNNLGMPIPNHPEVPEVCDSSVQTGTHQQQERNQLSERTDKELHRLGWSVAQIRDYLVANYKKKSRKYMSDAELQDFLSYLEAQSSPEVTLATPEPNRRAQEPSIEESENLPQFRSGDRVQFTNPGGLPSLKHLEGIELEVVHINALVAECRLPNGIHDTFAPHTLRRSANSST